The nucleotide sequence ATACGATTTAACCTCTTCCGAAGGTACGTCGCTTTCATCGATTACATACTTAACTTTGTTAGTTCCTTTAACAGGCTCTTCCTTATACAAAACATAAAACCTGTCCAGCAAATCTTTGAAATTCACCTCGTGAGCAGCATCAAAAACTTCGTACCCGTCCAGGTATTCATAGGCCTTAATCTTATTTTCACTGAGTAACCGGAAAATTATTGTAAACAGATTCACGTTTTGATTAACAGGGCGTACCGGATAATAAAGCGGTGCATTTTGTTCCTTAGTCAGGTCTACTTCTCTGTAAACAACACGCATCCAACGTGCATTGCCAATCTCCTGCGTAAGGTGTTCATTCATATTCTGCGCTCGCACTGTAAGTTCAGGAACATTACTGTCCGAAGACTCTGTACGGGAGCCGGTTGTTGCCCTTGGTGATTTGCGTTGCTGAGTCTGCTGCTGGCTTTGCGCTTCTTCTTGTGCCATTAACGGGCTTGCAAAGAACAGCGCACTTCCTAATATCAATATGTAATGCATGTGTTTCATATCTGGAATCAATTAATTTACAATAACTTCGATGGTTGGAATAGTACGTTCAATCCCATCCGGGCCTTTCGCAACTACCCGCGTGATGTAAAAACGTTTCCCTTTGGAAAGCCGGCGAATATAATCTTTCTGCCGCTGCGAAAAGTTGGTTCCGTCCGACACTTCGGGAATGGCATTTCCCATCGAATCGAAAAAGGTCAATTCGAAACGCAGTACGGTATAGGTTACATTAAGTAAATCGTCGTCGATAGCTGCTTTAATTCCACCAGCTTCCACCAAATTACGTTTGGCAAACATTCCACCTTTAAACTTGCGGAAGTTCCCATTCGCGTCTTTATATTCAATATAAGGAAGCGGATCCGGTAGCGCACGAACACGGAATGTCGTTTTTGCCATCTCTACAGAACGACCATCGGCCATCCTCGCATTAACAGAAACCACAGCCTCAGTTCCCACTTTGCTTGGCTTGGCTTCCCATAATTCGCCTTTTCGGGTGAGTAATCCGTTTGTCATCGTTGCGGTAATCTGCGAACTGGCTATTCCGGGAACTGCGATTCGAATGGGGTTTGCTATGCCGGCATACAGTACGTTCATTAATGTAGGAGCTACTGTTGCCGTAGGTTCGGTAACAAAATATTCGCTCACGAAGTCTCGTCGCATTACAGACCCATCGCTACCAGGCATCTCAATATATCCTTTTAGAGGGAAAGTGCCGGAAGCCCCTGCGGTAATTTTGAATAATCCTTTATTGGCTTCGGGTAATTCTGCTCCGTTAATAAAAATCTTTGGGCGTTTGGTTGAGTCTACAGCCGATAAAACAATATTTGCAGTATACTGACTTCCCTTCATTACAACCTGACTTTGAGGAATTACCTGAGCTGTAATCTGATTTACCCTGTAATCACCAATATCCACACTGCTTAGCAAGTAGTTGAGGGCTTCACCTTCGGCATAACGTACATCGCTCTGTAATTTTGTAAGCATAGTAACAGCTGCAGCTACAGGCATATTTTCGAACAAAGACTCTTGCCACGAACGGACTGTAAGTCCGCTTCTGACTGATGCGGTACTTAAACTAGCTTCAAGTACTTTCAATTTAGCTGGATCCGTTACCAGTTCACCAAGAAATTTACGATAAGAATCAATATTATTTTTAAGCTTTTTCCCTTCTCCTACCACAGGCGAAAGCATTACCTGAGAGGCAGCCTCTATGTCATCCTTATGATCAATATTATCTACATCTCCATCTGATCCATCTGCTTCCTTCACAATTCTTACCTTAAGAGATTGAATATAGTTATAAAGATCGTTACTAGTCTTTTTAACCTTCTGACCTTTTTCATACCATTCTTTTACTTTGGCTGGATTAGTCTGATAGTATGTATCAAGCTCTCCTGAGACAATCTGGTTCCGCTTGGATGAATTATCGATTGAAGTACGCAAACTGCCTTCCACCAATTCGAAACCGTCCAATACCTCCGACGACACATTGAGTGCCATCATGGCAATGAACACCAGATACATAAGATTGATCATCTTCTGTCTGGGTGAATTGGGATTATTTGATATTTGTGGCATAATTTTGCTTCTTTAAGTTTTTATAGACCGGCTTGTCCGGCATTTTGTCCATATGGGGCTCCTTGTGGTTGATACGTTGTTGGAGCAGCCTGATGATAGCCTTGCGCAGGCGCAGGTTGCGGCTGACCCGGATAAACTGGAGCACCATACATATTAACAGTCATCGCCTGCAGCAATCGGCTGTATACGGTATTTAGCTGCGATAATTGCTGAGCCATCCGTTCATTCTCTGTCCGAAATACTGAACTGTCAACTACAGAACCTTCGTACAAATCTTTAATGCGACCCAACCCTCCATTAATACGTTCTATAGTATCAATCTGAGAACTGATACTTTTGAGTTGTATTTCGTAAATGGTATTCAATCCGGAAATATTCCGATTAAGAGCTTCCATCTGATGTACGTATCCCCGGGAATTATGGTTAATGCCTTCCGAATTATCAGTTATACTTTTATAAGAACTAAGCAGGGTATCTGATACGTCAGCCAGATTATTGGTTGTCTGGCTAAATCGCTGCATTTGTTCGGCCATTCCTGAAAGTTGATCCAGGTACTTTTGCGTTGCATCAGTCAGCTCTGCCATTTTGGATATTTGTTCAGCTGCTCCACTAAGCTTCTTAATACTATCCGACAAGTTGCGGGTATCTTCTTCCGAAATATCAAGCGAACCGCTTAATCCCGCCGCCTGCTTAACGGCTATAGGATTAATTAGAAGATTTGCATTGGAATCATCTTCTTCATTCTCCGATGAATGAAGAAGGCCGGAAACCTTTTGATTTGCGAATTCCGGACGGTCCATGGGATTTTTGGATTTAAGAACAGGGAAAACTTCTTCCCAATGATAATCCTTACCCGGATGCTCAAATCCGGAAATAAAGAAAACAAAAAATTCAGTCATCATTCCCACAAACAACATTTCATTTCCAAAAGGGAGATGCAGTAATTTAAACAGCGCACCTAAAACAACAATTGAGGCTCCCCAGCTGTAGCAAAAATTCAGAACTCGCTTCCCCATATCGCTGGAAAGAAACATCTCAATTCTATTCTTATATTTTTTATACTTTCCCATTATCTCGAAGTATTATAATTAGTAAACCCATGTTTATTTCTTTCCTTTAGAGAACCCTATTTGTGTCCGAACGCACCGGAAACCAATATACGAACGGGTTTCATTCTGATATTCCATCGAACGCATGTCTGAACGTATAAATTGAGAGACATCTTTCCAGGATCCTCCGCGAACCACCTTCTTCTTCATAGCATACGGATCTTCCTTGGCCGCATTATAGCGCAAATCCGGATTCATATCATTCATTTGATTTGGTCCTGATTCCGAATAAGTTGTAGAAGTCCACTCAGACACATTGCCCGCCATATCGTAAAGGCCGAATTCATTAGGGGAATAAGATCCCACCCGGGAAGTAATAAGGTGACCATCGTCTGTGTAATTACCATTACCCGGTTTAAAGTTCCCTAAAAAACAACCTTTACTACTTTGTAAATCGTTGGTAGACCATGGATACTTGTTTCCGTTTTTTCCGTTACGTGCCGCATACTCCCATTCCCCTTCAGTAGGCAAACGGAAAGGCTCTATTGTATAACCTGCCGGAAGATTAGCCGATTCTTTAAAGAAATTGGTGCGCCATACACAAAATGCTGTTGCCTGTTCCCAAGAAACTCCGACCACCGGATAATCATTGTATCCCGGATGCGTAAAATACATTCGCATATAAGGTTCATTATACGCATTATTAAAATCATTAACCCAACAAGTCTCATCAGGGTAGATATTCACTATTCGCGTATGTAGAAAATCATGATAGCCACTAAGCGGGCGGGTGATGGTTTCGTTAACAATACCTCCTTCGTCGTTAATATAAGCTGTATCTTTTGAAATCATAATCACCTGATTCGGATCAACCTTTATATCCGTATTTCGTTCCCGTGCTGAGGGGTCAAGATTGTTTTTTCGTAAGGCAGCCGCCGTATGATCGTACCACTCGTAGCGGTAGTTCATCTGCTTTTCGTCCAAACGTTTCTCTCCTGTAATGGGATGAATATAGTACACACTCTCGATAGCCCGCTGTTCGTCTTCAGTAGCTCTTTTCCATGGAATAGGTCTGGTCCAGTCTAAATGAGGAGTTACAGGTTCGCCGTATTTATCCTCAGTAATTTTAAATAGCTCATTACCACCATAGGCAGGATCTGCCAACCGTTCACGAATAATGGAATCGCGTACGTAATAAAGGAACTGGCGATATTTAGCATTTGAAATTTCAGTTTCATCCATCCAGAAAGCATCGAAGGAAACTCCTTTTGTTTCAGGAGATGTACCCCAAAGTGAATCTTTATCTGATGGACCCATTTCAAATGAACCACGTTTTATCAGAATCATTCCGAATGGAGCCGGCTCATTAAAGGATGCCGTTCTGACTCCCGTTAGTTCACCTCCGCTGCCGGTTAACGGCCTTCCGCACGAGGTAAACAAGGCTGCTGCCCCAAGTACTAACCATACTTTTTTCATATACTATTATAATATACGTACACTTTTGTGTTTATTCTTTCCCGTTTTTATTTTATTCAGCTTCAGTTTGTACCTCACCATTAATTCATGGCTGCCAGTGCTTCCCTTAAGTATAGCTGTTGTGGGAAAGTCATAGGCATAACCTACATGAAATCCACCAATAATAGCTCCTACAGAAAGTACCACCGATTCATTGACACGCCAGGAAAGACCTCCGCTAAACATTTTGTTATATAGCACCCTGGCTGTTATATCGGCCTGAAACGATTGCAAGTCTGTTTTCAAAAACACAGACGGCTGCAATTCATACAACGGGTTCCGCAATTGAATATTGTATCCTCCGGTTAAATTATACGCTCTTCCTATAAAGGTATACACATTTTCATCCAACGCCAACTCGGGTTCCGAAATATGAGTAGAAGCTAGTCCCCCATAAAAGTTTTTATGTGTAAAGTAAATGCCGGCATTTATATCTACCGTCATAGCCTCAACTTGTGTTGTTGGAATTCCTTCATCGGTTCCGGTATGAAATTCACTTTCAGGAATCTCCACTTTCGTACCATCGAAAGCCTGATTAACCATTCCTGCCTGCAATCCGAAACTAAGTGTTCCTCCAAACAATTTTTTTTTATATGCAAACTGACCTGCCACATGGGTATTCCTAAAAAGACCTATGCTTTCTGTAAAGCCAATAACTCCAATTCCAAAAATAGATTTTCCAAAGGTCACGGGCATATCCGCAGATACAAAAAAGGATTTGGGAGCTCCTTTTATTCCTACCCATTGCTGACGATGCAAGGCAAACAAATTTAGATTATCTGATACTCCTGCAACTGCCGGATTATAATAACCCATAGCCATCCAATACTGGCTAAACTGGGCATCATATTGTCCGTATGATATGTTCACACTTCCTAACAGCACAACAATAAGCAATAAAAACCTCTTCATCCTTGTTATATCGATATTACTCCTATTGTAACTAAAAAAAATGCAATAAATTGTGTGAGATATAAAACAAAAAAGGCGGTAAGCAAATGCTTACCACCTCCAGTGTATCTAATTAAAAACATTAATACTCTTCCTCATTAAAGAAGAAATCTTCTTTACTCGGATAATCAGGCCAGATATCTTCCATGCACTCGTAGATTTCGCCCTCATCTTCCATCTCCTGCAAATTTTCAATCACCTCCAAGGGCGCACCAGAACGCTGTGCATAATCAATTAATTCGTCCTTTGTTGCGGGCCAAGGCGCGTCTTCTAGTTTTGAAGCTAGTTCCAATGTCCAATACATAGTTATAAAGTATTAATAGTTACCAAAAAGTTAGTTCAGGTCTTAATTTTTCCGCAAAAATAGAACTATATTCTTTAGATGCAAGTATAATCCCAAATTATTTCTTTGCCATCGTTAATTATACATTCTTTTCTGGCTAAAACGAACAAATAGTCAGATAATCTGTTAACAAAAATCAAAACCGGCTCTTCAACAGGATCCGTTTCTGCTAATTTGTAAATCTGTCGTTCTGCTCTCCGGCAAACAGTACGGCAAACATGTGCCAGTGATGCAGAACGGCATCCACCTGGCAAAATAAAGTTTCTCATTTTTGGGATACCGGCATCCAACCGATCAATCTCTTTTTCAATACGGGTAATACTTTCTGCAGTAACTTTGCTCTCGATCTTCAGTTCTGTGCTATTCTGATCTGTTGCCAGATAAGAGCCAACCGTAAATAACTTATGTTGAACAAAATGGAGGAAATCTTTATCTGCCTGATCTTCCAGCGAAGAAACCAACAGTCCTATAAAAGAATTTAGCTCATCAATAGTCCCATAACTTTCAAGCCGTTGATGCGTTTTAGAAACGCGTTCGCCGCCGACAAGAGATGTCGTACCTTTATCTCCGGTACCAGTGTATATCAAACTTTTTTTTGTACCCATAATATCAAATTTCAATAGTATGTTATATAATTGCGCTTGTGTAGCTTATTATTAAAAAACACGATACCAAGAGAATACAAATCAATAGTAACGGTAACATCAGGATGGGAGCAGATTTCAGCCCAAATCTTCCTCATTTTAGCAGAACTCTTGATTCCAACAAAAACAAATACCGTCTCCTGATGAACATGCTTCACACATTCATTAAACAATAATGAACAAGAAAGTTCATCGTTAGGGGTATTAAAAAAAACAAAATCAAGCTGCTTCAAGTCCTGTATTGCCTGCGGAAGTAAATTCAGATAATTACCAACCCGTAAATCTATCTGATTCCTTGCTTCTTTTAGTGTTTCACGAGCAACGGCAGCAAACTCCGGCAAACTTTCCAATGCAATACATCGAAGACCTGATGCATAAGAGGTTAGATAAAGAGAAGACAAGCCCATCGTTGTTCCGATCTGCAGTATATGTACAGGTTTAAAATAGTTTGTTAGTTTAAATAACAACGCACCCTGTTTAGGAGAAATGGCTTTCTTTTGCACAAGATGTCCAATTGTTTGCTGCTTGCTTTTTTCTTTATTCCTTTTATCCGGATAGGACACCATTTCTTCACGATAATGAAGCTTCAATCGAGTTAAAGCGATGTCGGACAATGGATAATAAGATCCTGATTCTTCAATGACTTTTGTGATTACATTGTAAACAAACGGAGAATGAACGCCATATCCTTTCCGGTAGCGTACCCGCCTGTACAAAAGAATACTACGCCTTAAGGCATTGTTGTTTTTTGGTATGATCTGCATTTAACAATGAGTTTACTAATACAAAGTTAGTAAATAAAAGGATTATACAGCAAACCATTTTTTGCCAAGATGGTGAACGGGATACCAAGCGGCAATAAATCCAATGGATACAACAGTAAAAAATACCGTGAACACATCGCTTAAGGCTACCCTAACAGGATAAGCATCAATTATAAAGGCTCCGGCAGTTTGTCCTAATTTCAGAAGTCCCAGCTCCTGTTGAATCAAACATAAAACAATTCCAATAACAATCCCAATCAGGGCCCCAAATCCAGCGATCATCCATCCTTCAAAAAGAAAGATACGGGATATCAGCTTATCGTCTGCCCCCATATTCCGTAGCGTACGTACATCTTCCTGTTTTTCTATCATAAGCATAGATAAAGAGCCAACCACGTTAAAAAGAGCGATAGCAAGTATAAAACTAAGGATGAGAAATGTCATCCATTTTTCAATTTGCATCATTTTATAGGAAGACTCTTGCTGTTCGAACCTATCCTGTACAATAAATTCAGGGCCTAATAAAGATGAAATTTCGTCCTTTACATCAAATAAGTCGGATTCAGGAGTAAGTTTAAGCTCTATTGAAGATACTTCTGTATCATATTTAAATAATTCACGTGCAAGGGAAAGAGGGACCAACATATAATTTTCGTCATACACCTGTTGGTTGATACAGAAAACACCTCCTACATAAGCATAAGAAATTTGAAAGGAAGTTGCAGGATTTGATAAATTTACATTTCCATCACGCTTAGGAGCATACAGCTCCATGGGTGATAAATAACCGGCATTAACACCTAAAGCTGATGCCAGTCCTACTCCGGGAACAGCATAATTGACTACATCATCTTTTAAAACAAAATGTCCATCAATCAAAACACTATCAATCGATGCAAGTTTATCAAAATTATCGCTTACTCCTTTAACAACAGCAACCACCTGCCGGTTGTCGTAGCGTACTAATGCATTATCCTCTAGAACCTCACTCCAAACGGCAATAGAATTCAGCGTCTTGACTGATTGGAATTTCTTTTCCATTGGGTCAAAAACCTTTCCTGTTCGGGGCGTAATTTTAAGCTCCGGATCAAAGGTGCTAAAAAGAGTAGATACTAAATCGTTGAATCCATTGTATACAGACAAGGCACATACCAGCGCGATGGTTGCTACAACCACCCCGCAAACAGATACCATCGAAATTACATTGATGGCATTGTGGGACTTCTTTGAGAAGAGGTATCGTCTGGCTATATAAAACGGGAAATTCAAGGTTCTTATTTCTTAAGCAAATTATCTATCTTTTCAATATAATCCAATGAGTCATCTACATAGAAACTAAGATCTGGTATCTTTCTCAGCTGTAAATGAACACGTTGTCCTAAATCAAAACGGATAGCTTTAGTATTTAAACGAATTGCCTCTAGAATTTCAGGCGCCTTTCCCGAAGGAAATATACTCAGATACACGCGTGCAATACTTAAGTCAGGACTTACACGAACAACACTTACCGAAACCAATGTTCCCGGCATTGCCTTCGTTTGAAGCAGAAAAATATCGCTCAGCTCTTTTTGCAACAACCGTCCGATTTTATTTAATCTTGTACTTTCCATATATATTTATTATTTCTTCCAAATCATTGTCAGACCATCCCTGAGAGGAAGAATTACTTTTTCAACTCTCGAATCTGATTTTACCATGTCATTAAACGCAAGTATACCGGCTGTTTGTTTATCTCCCGAATGAGGAGCCTCCAACACTTTGCCATCCCAAAGCGTATTATCCGCTAAAATTAATGCCCCTGAAGGGAGCTTATCAAAAATCAAATTATAATATTCCGTATATAAACGCTTATCAGCATCTATAAAAACCAGATCAAAGGTTTCATTCATGGTTGGAATTATCTCCATTGCATCCCCGAAATAAAGCTTGATTTTATCTTTAACAGGCGATTGTGAGATATATTTCATGATAAAATCTTCCATCTCATCGTTTATCTCCAAGGTATGGATTTCTGCCCCTTCGTCCAGCGCTTCCGCCATACAAAGTGTTGCATAGCCAGTATATGTCCCAATTTCAAGAACTCTTCTTGGTTGAAGCATCCGGCAAAACATCTTTAAAATCCGGCCCTGCAAATGGCCGGATATCATTCGAGGACGAAGAAGATTCACATTGGCATCTCTGTTTAAGGTAGCCAGCAATGAACCTTCTTC is from uncultured Macellibacteroides sp. and encodes:
- the gldN gene encoding gliding motility protein GldN, translated to MKHMHYILILGSALFFASPLMAQEEAQSQQQTQQRKSPRATTGSRTESSDSNVPELTVRAQNMNEHLTQEIGNARWMRVVYREVDLTKEQNAPLYYPVRPVNQNVNLFTIIFRLLSENKIKAYEYLDGYEVFDAAHEVNFKDLLDRFYVLYKEEPVKGTNKVKYVIDESDVPSEEVKSYYVKEAWYFDQHNSVFDVKILAISPILFSSGDMGEQRMPMFWLPYETIRPYVSTSSIMTSNINNAKTFTVDDYFRKRMFSGDIVKTENLMNRNLQQYCPTPDSMKQEQARIENELTAFRQSLWIPKDTTSVAANTKQSTKGRVKSAQPSTKQKTVKQKSVKAEKSAPVRSVRRTR
- the gldM gene encoding gliding motility protein GldM — protein: MPQISNNPNSPRQKMINLMYLVFIAMMALNVSSEVLDGFELVEGSLRTSIDNSSKRNQIVSGELDTYYQTNPAKVKEWYEKGQKVKKTSNDLYNYIQSLKVRIVKEADGSDGDVDNIDHKDDIEAASQVMLSPVVGEGKKLKNNIDSYRKFLGELVTDPAKLKVLEASLSTASVRSGLTVRSWQESLFENMPVAAAVTMLTKLQSDVRYAEGEALNYLLSSVDIGDYRVNQITAQVIPQSQVVMKGSQYTANIVLSAVDSTKRPKIFINGAELPEANKGLFKITAGASGTFPLKGYIEMPGSDGSVMRRDFVSEYFVTEPTATVAPTLMNVLYAGIANPIRIAVPGIASSQITATMTNGLLTRKGELWEAKPSKVGTEAVVSVNARMADGRSVEMAKTTFRVRALPDPLPYIEYKDANGNFRKFKGGMFAKRNLVEAGGIKAAIDDDLLNVTYTVLRFELTFFDSMGNAIPEVSDGTNFSQRQKDYIRRLSKGKRFYITRVVAKGPDGIERTIPTIEVIVN
- the gldL gene encoding gliding motility protein GldL — its product is MGKYKKYKNRIEMFLSSDMGKRVLNFCYSWGASIVVLGALFKLLHLPFGNEMLFVGMMTEFFVFFISGFEHPGKDYHWEEVFPVLKSKNPMDRPEFANQKVSGLLHSSENEEDDSNANLLINPIAVKQAAGLSGSLDISEEDTRNLSDSIKKLSGAAEQISKMAELTDATQKYLDQLSGMAEQMQRFSQTTNNLADVSDTLLSSYKSITDNSEGINHNSRGYVHQMEALNRNISGLNTIYEIQLKSISSQIDTIERINGGLGRIKDLYEGSVVDSSVFRTENERMAQQLSQLNTVYSRLLQAMTVNMYGAPVYPGQPQPAPAQGYHQAAPTTYQPQGAPYGQNAGQAGL
- a CDS encoding SUMF1/EgtB/PvdO family nonheme iron enzyme, which translates into the protein MKKVWLVLGAAALFTSCGRPLTGSGGELTGVRTASFNEPAPFGMILIKRGSFEMGPSDKDSLWGTSPETKGVSFDAFWMDETEISNAKYRQFLYYVRDSIIRERLADPAYGGNELFKITEDKYGEPVTPHLDWTRPIPWKRATEDEQRAIESVYYIHPITGEKRLDEKQMNYRYEWYDHTAAALRKNNLDPSARERNTDIKVDPNQVIMISKDTAYINDEGGIVNETITRPLSGYHDFLHTRIVNIYPDETCWVNDFNNAYNEPYMRMYFTHPGYNDYPVVGVSWEQATAFCVWRTNFFKESANLPAGYTIEPFRLPTEGEWEYAARNGKNGNKYPWSTNDLQSSKGCFLGNFKPGNGNYTDDGHLITSRVGSYSPNEFGLYDMAGNVSEWTSTTYSESGPNQMNDMNPDLRYNAAKEDPYAMKKKVVRGGSWKDVSQFIRSDMRSMEYQNETRSYIGFRCVRTQIGFSKGKK
- a CDS encoding type IX secretion system membrane protein PorP/SprF; translation: MKRFLLLIVVLLGSVNISYGQYDAQFSQYWMAMGYYNPAVAGVSDNLNLFALHRQQWVGIKGAPKSFFVSADMPVTFGKSIFGIGVIGFTESIGLFRNTHVAGQFAYKKKLFGGTLSFGLQAGMVNQAFDGTKVEIPESEFHTGTDEGIPTTQVEAMTVDINAGIYFTHKNFYGGLASTHISEPELALDENVYTFIGRAYNLTGGYNIQLRNPLYELQPSVFLKTDLQSFQADITARVLYNKMFSGGLSWRVNESVVLSVGAIIGGFHVGYAYDFPTTAILKGSTGSHELMVRYKLKLNKIKTGKNKHKSVRIL
- a CDS encoding DUF2795 domain-containing protein gives rise to the protein MYWTLELASKLEDAPWPATKDELIDYAQRSGAPLEVIENLQEMEDEGEIYECMEDIWPDYPSKEDFFFNEEEY
- a CDS encoding cob(I)yrinic acid a,c-diamide adenosyltransferase; protein product: MGTKKSLIYTGTGDKGTTSLVGGERVSKTHQRLESYGTIDELNSFIGLLVSSLEDQADKDFLHFVQHKLFTVGSYLATDQNSTELKIESKVTAESITRIEKEIDRLDAGIPKMRNFILPGGCRSASLAHVCRTVCRRAERQIYKLAETDPVEEPVLIFVNRLSDYLFVLARKECIINDGKEIIWDYTCI
- a CDS encoding SAM-dependent methyltransferase, which produces MQIIPKNNNALRRSILLYRRVRYRKGYGVHSPFVYNVITKVIEESGSYYPLSDIALTRLKLHYREEMVSYPDKRNKEKSKQQTIGHLVQKKAISPKQGALLFKLTNYFKPVHILQIGTTMGLSSLYLTSYASGLRCIALESLPEFAAVARETLKEARNQIDLRVGNYLNLLPQAIQDLKQLDFVFFNTPNDELSCSLLFNECVKHVHQETVFVFVGIKSSAKMRKIWAEICSHPDVTVTIDLYSLGIVFFNNKLHKRNYITYY
- a CDS encoding FtsX-like permease family protein, whose translation is MNFPFYIARRYLFSKKSHNAINVISMVSVCGVVVATIALVCALSVYNGFNDLVSTLFSTFDPELKITPRTGKVFDPMEKKFQSVKTLNSIAVWSEVLEDNALVRYDNRQVVAVVKGVSDNFDKLASIDSVLIDGHFVLKDDVVNYAVPGVGLASALGVNAGYLSPMELYAPKRDGNVNLSNPATSFQISYAYVGGVFCINQQVYDENYMLVPLSLARELFKYDTEVSSIELKLTPESDLFDVKDEISSLLGPEFIVQDRFEQQESSYKMMQIEKWMTFLILSFILAIALFNVVGSLSMLMIEKQEDVRTLRNMGADDKLISRIFLFEGWMIAGFGALIGIVIGIVLCLIQQELGLLKLGQTAGAFIIDAYPVRVALSDVFTVFFTVVSIGFIAAWYPVHHLGKKWFAV
- the rbfA gene encoding 30S ribosome-binding factor RbfA gives rise to the protein MESTRLNKIGRLLQKELSDIFLLQTKAMPGTLVSVSVVRVSPDLSIARVYLSIFPSGKAPEILEAIRLNTKAIRFDLGQRVHLQLRKIPDLSFYVDDSLDYIEKIDNLLKK
- a CDS encoding O-methyltransferase, which encodes MTEEIESYILSHSDEEGSLLATLNRDANVNLLRPRMISGHLQGRILKMFCRMLQPRRVLEIGTYTGYATLCMAEALDEGAEIHTLEINDEMEDFIMKYISQSPVKDKIKLYFGDAMEIIPTMNETFDLVFIDADKRLYTEYYNLIFDKLPSGALILADNTLWDGKVLEAPHSGDKQTAGILAFNDMVKSDSRVEKVILPLRDGLTMIWKK